The Algoriphagus sp. TR-M9 genome has a window encoding:
- a CDS encoding CHY zinc finger protein, whose translation MKLLLKLTITAVFLCISGGIMAQQNAALPIVKSNIKGINIYGKTVDNQTRCQHWHSDLDVIAIKFKCCEKYYPCFSCHEEEADHKPQVWPKSEFDSKAILCGVCGSELTIAEYQASGNTCPNCTAAFNPGCSKHYHLYFETEN comes from the coding sequence ATGAAGTTATTACTAAAACTCACCATCACTGCTGTATTCCTATGTATTTCTGGAGGAATTATGGCGCAACAAAACGCAGCTTTACCCATCGTGAAATCCAACATCAAAGGAATAAATATCTATGGAAAAACAGTGGACAACCAGACCCGATGTCAGCATTGGCATTCGGATCTGGATGTCATTGCCATCAAGTTCAAATGCTGCGAAAAGTACTACCCCTGCTTTTCCTGCCATGAAGAAGAGGCTGATCACAAACCTCAAGTTTGGCCAAAGTCAGAGTTTGACAGTAAGGCTATTCTCTGCGGAGTTTGTGGCTCGGAATTGACGATCGCGGAGTACCAAGCCAGTGGAAATACCTGTCCGAATTGCACCGCAGCTTTCAATCCAGGTTGTAGCAAGCATTACCATTTGTACTTTGAAACAGAGAATTAA
- a CDS encoding TonB-dependent receptor produces MRQLYLFFLCFILLTTVGFSQTVTLRGKVLIQNEPVEFANVYVKGIGKGAVSDASGSFAIQIDEEGTFTIQVSMVGFQTAQQVVRIPGSEDIELIFHLKEMDGGLDEVVVSGTMQEVSKLDSPVPVEVYTANFFKANPTPSVFESLQNVNGVRPQINCNVCNTGDIHINGLEGPYTMVLIDGMPIVSGLATVYGLTGIPQALIDRVEVVKGPASTLYGSEAVGGLINVITKKPNAAPLASADFFGTGWGEMNLDLGLRSSWGKNIQSLTGVNAFYYDNPIDKNKDGFIDVTLSKRLSFFQKINVQRPENRLFTMAARYVYEDRWGGEMNWGKEDRGGDEVYGESIYTSRWETFGTWELPTAESMNFQFSANGHNQNSVYGTTIFKADQYIGFGQFTWAKTAEKHGLLLGLAYRYTYYDDNTPATADPGSARNEPSIIHLPGVFLQDEVKLTASQSLLLGVRYDYNSIHGSIFSPRINYKLSSDDKNTVFRLSAGNGFRVANVFTEDHAALTGAREVIFTEELKPEQSWNVNANLVKKIYTDKGTFIGLDGSAFYTYFTNRIIPDYETNPNQIIYANLNGSAVSKGISLNLDAAWANGFTLTAGGTLMDVSIEEEGVKTRQLLTERFSGVWSLGYEFFRLGLTVDYTGNVYSPMRLPLLGPLDDRPEFSPWYSIQNIQLTKKLGEKWECYGGVKNLLNFTPPANSIARAFDPFDKDVVFGPNGNVLPTPNNPKGLTFDPTYVFAPNQGIRGFLGVRFTLSN; encoded by the coding sequence ATGCGACAGTTGTATCTGTTTTTTTTGTGTTTCATTCTTCTGACTACAGTAGGCTTTTCCCAGACTGTTACGTTGAGAGGCAAGGTGCTCATTCAGAATGAGCCGGTAGAATTTGCCAATGTCTATGTAAAGGGGATTGGGAAAGGAGCTGTTTCGGATGCATCAGGTAGCTTTGCGATCCAAATCGATGAAGAGGGAACATTTACAATTCAGGTATCCATGGTGGGCTTTCAGACTGCACAGCAAGTAGTGAGGATCCCAGGCTCAGAGGATATTGAATTGATTTTTCATCTGAAAGAAATGGATGGAGGACTGGATGAAGTGGTGGTCAGCGGTACCATGCAGGAAGTTTCCAAACTCGACAGTCCCGTGCCAGTAGAAGTTTACACTGCCAATTTTTTCAAAGCCAATCCTACTCCTTCGGTCTTCGAATCCCTTCAAAATGTAAACGGAGTACGGCCACAGATCAACTGCAATGTCTGCAACACGGGTGACATCCATATCAATGGTCTGGAGGGGCCGTACACCATGGTATTGATAGACGGAATGCCCATTGTCAGTGGTTTGGCTACGGTTTACGGTTTGACGGGGATACCTCAGGCTTTGATCGATAGAGTAGAAGTGGTGAAAGGGCCGGCCTCTACGCTTTATGGATCGGAAGCGGTGGGAGGTTTGATCAATGTAATTACCAAAAAGCCAAATGCTGCACCATTGGCATCAGCGGATTTTTTCGGTACAGGATGGGGTGAGATGAATCTGGATTTAGGACTGAGATCAAGCTGGGGCAAAAATATCCAGTCATTGACAGGCGTAAATGCCTTTTATTATGATAATCCTATTGATAAAAATAAGGACGGATTTATAGACGTAACCTTGTCTAAACGCCTGTCATTTTTCCAAAAAATCAATGTTCAGCGACCTGAAAATAGATTATTCACCATGGCAGCAAGATATGTGTATGAGGATCGCTGGGGCGGAGAGATGAATTGGGGCAAAGAAGACCGGGGAGGAGATGAGGTTTATGGTGAAAGTATTTATACCAGTCGCTGGGAAACTTTTGGTACATGGGAGTTGCCAACAGCGGAGTCTATGAACTTCCAGTTTTCTGCCAATGGGCACAATCAAAACTCGGTTTATGGGACCACAATATTTAAAGCTGATCAGTACATAGGATTTGGACAATTCACGTGGGCTAAAACCGCAGAAAAACACGGTTTATTACTTGGATTGGCCTATCGCTATACTTACTACGATGACAATACTCCGGCAACTGCCGATCCTGGTTCAGCTAGAAATGAACCTTCCATTATCCATTTGCCCGGAGTTTTTCTTCAGGATGAGGTCAAATTGACTGCAAGTCAGAGTTTGCTTTTGGGGGTACGTTACGATTACAATTCCATCCATGGGTCAATTTTTTCTCCACGTATAAATTACAAACTATCCTCAGATGACAAGAACACGGTATTTAGGCTTTCCGCAGGAAATGGTTTTCGTGTAGCCAATGTATTCACCGAAGATCATGCGGCACTTACAGGTGCGAGGGAGGTAATCTTTACAGAAGAACTGAAGCCAGAGCAAAGTTGGAATGTAAATGCCAATCTGGTTAAGAAAATCTATACGGATAAGGGGACATTTATCGGACTCGACGGTTCGGCTTTTTATACCTACTTCACCAACCGTATCATCCCGGACTATGAAACTAATCCAAATCAGATTATTTACGCTAACCTGAATGGCTCGGCGGTCTCAAAGGGGATCTCTCTTAATCTGGATGCGGCCTGGGCCAATGGTTTCACGCTCACGGCTGGCGGTACGCTCATGGATGTGAGTATAGAAGAGGAAGGAGTCAAAACTCGACAATTATTAACGGAGCGATTTTCCGGAGTTTGGTCATTAGGCTATGAGTTTTTCCGCTTGGGTTTGACGGTGGATTATACTGGAAATGTTTACAGCCCGATGCGATTACCATTGCTTGGACCTTTGGATGATAGACCGGAATTTTCTCCCTGGTACAGTATTCAAAATATACAGTTGACAAAGAAATTGGGAGAGAAGTGGGAGTGCTATGGTGGGGTAAAAAACCTCCTGAACTTTACGCCTCCGGCGAATAGCATTGCCCGAGCTTTTGATCCTTTCGATAAGGATGTGGTTTTTGGACCTAATGGAAATGTTTTGCCAACCCCAAACAATCCCAAAGGGCTAACCTTTGACCCCACCTATGTTTTTGCACCAAATCAGGGGATTAGAGGATTTTTGGGTGTGAGGTTTACACTTTCTAATTAG
- a CDS encoding heavy metal translocating P-type ATPase — protein sequence MTDSTRKLHKQTFPVTGMTCASCASSVETILAHTDGVQSAQVNFASSTVLVEYSDEINPVELNEALSAIGYGLITETEDADESSSKDKEEYYRQLKRQTLGAAVLTLPIFIIGMFFMHWKPGTWISLALAIPVLSIFGRRFFISAWKQAKHKSVNMDTLVALSTGIAFIFSVFNTVFPEFWISRGFEPHVYFEAATVIITFILFGKMMEEKAKSKTSTALKKLMGLQPKTLKAIVQGQEKEIPISEVQMDYEIIVRPGEKIPVDGKVISGNSFVDESMISGEPLAIEKSENDQVFAGTINQKGSFHFKAEKVGSETLLSQIIKRVQEAQGSKAPVQKLVDKIASIFVPTVIAIAVLTFAVWMFIGGEDALSHAILNSVAVLVIACPCALGLATPTAIMVGIGKGAENNILIKDAESLEIAHKVNAVILDKTGTITAGTPTVTNLQWESEDIRTEFAPILLAIESKSEHPLANAVSKKLTEEGFKSDTIQNFQSLTGKGVEAEGKTGESFYIGNSNLIQSHGINLKPELDTKANTWSDEAKTVVFFANSETVLAVIAIADQIKPSSKSAIQKLKKQDISVYMLTGDNQQTAAAVAREVGLTDFKAEVMPSDKSDFVKELQAKGKVVAMVGDGINDSEALAQADISIAMGHGSDIAMDVAKMTIISSDLEVIPKAFNLSAMTVRGIKENLFWAFIYNLIGIPIAAGLLYPINGFLLDPMIAGAAMAFSSVSVVLNSLRLKGKSI from the coding sequence ATGACTGATTCAACAAGAAAATTACATAAACAGACATTCCCGGTTACCGGGATGACCTGCGCTTCCTGCGCATCAAGTGTGGAAACTATATTGGCACATACCGACGGGGTTCAATCTGCCCAGGTAAATTTTGCATCCAGTACGGTTCTCGTGGAATATTCTGACGAAATTAACCCTGTAGAGCTGAATGAGGCGCTTTCTGCCATTGGATACGGACTGATTACAGAAACAGAAGATGCGGATGAAAGCTCTTCCAAGGATAAAGAGGAATATTATCGTCAGTTGAAACGCCAAACCTTAGGTGCGGCAGTTTTGACATTGCCCATTTTCATTATCGGGATGTTTTTCATGCATTGGAAACCAGGAACTTGGATTTCCCTGGCTCTTGCTATACCCGTTTTATCAATTTTCGGAAGGCGATTCTTTATCAGTGCCTGGAAGCAAGCCAAACATAAAAGTGTAAACATGGACACATTGGTGGCACTCAGCACCGGAATTGCCTTTATTTTCAGTGTATTCAATACTGTTTTTCCAGAGTTTTGGATCAGTCGGGGTTTTGAGCCACATGTGTACTTCGAAGCGGCCACGGTGATCATCACCTTTATCCTTTTTGGAAAAATGATGGAGGAAAAAGCAAAATCAAAAACCTCGACCGCTCTCAAAAAATTAATGGGATTACAGCCCAAAACTCTCAAAGCGATAGTGCAAGGGCAAGAAAAAGAAATCCCCATCTCTGAAGTTCAAATGGACTATGAGATCATCGTTCGTCCCGGTGAAAAAATCCCGGTAGATGGAAAGGTGATCTCAGGAAATTCCTTTGTAGATGAAAGTATGATCAGCGGTGAACCTCTCGCAATTGAGAAATCAGAAAACGACCAGGTATTTGCTGGGACTATCAATCAAAAAGGAAGTTTTCATTTCAAAGCAGAAAAAGTCGGAAGCGAAACCCTACTGTCCCAAATCATCAAGAGAGTGCAGGAAGCACAGGGATCCAAGGCGCCCGTTCAGAAGTTGGTGGATAAAATCGCGTCTATTTTCGTCCCTACAGTCATTGCGATAGCGGTCCTCACCTTTGCCGTATGGATGTTTATAGGTGGAGAGGATGCACTTTCCCACGCGATTCTAAATTCTGTTGCCGTCCTGGTCATCGCCTGTCCTTGTGCCTTGGGTTTGGCTACGCCTACGGCAATTATGGTGGGAATCGGAAAAGGCGCAGAAAACAATATCCTGATCAAGGATGCGGAAAGCCTGGAAATAGCACATAAAGTCAACGCCGTAATATTGGACAAAACCGGGACAATCACAGCAGGCACACCAACTGTAACCAATTTGCAATGGGAAAGTGAGGATATCAGAACTGAATTTGCTCCTATTCTACTAGCGATTGAATCCAAGTCAGAACATCCCCTCGCAAATGCAGTAAGCAAGAAATTAACCGAGGAAGGATTTAAATCAGATACAATCCAAAACTTTCAGAGCTTAACTGGTAAAGGTGTTGAAGCTGAAGGAAAAACCGGTGAATCCTTCTACATTGGAAATTCTAACCTTATTCAATCACATGGAATCAACCTGAAACCTGAATTGGATACTAAGGCAAATACCTGGAGTGATGAAGCCAAAACTGTGGTTTTCTTTGCTAATTCAGAAACAGTACTAGCAGTAATTGCCATAGCTGATCAAATCAAGCCTAGTTCTAAATCAGCCATCCAAAAACTGAAAAAGCAGGATATTTCAGTTTATATGCTGACTGGGGATAATCAGCAAACCGCTGCTGCTGTGGCCAGGGAAGTTGGGTTAACAGACTTCAAAGCCGAGGTAATGCCATCTGACAAATCAGACTTTGTCAAGGAACTTCAAGCCAAAGGAAAAGTAGTCGCGATGGTGGGTGACGGTATCAATGACTCAGAAGCTTTGGCACAGGCAGATATTAGCATCGCCATGGGACATGGTTCCGATATCGCTATGGATGTGGCGAAAATGACAATTATCTCTTCAGACTTGGAAGTAATTCCAAAAGCATTCAATTTATCTGCTATGACCGTACGAGGAATAAAAGAAAACCTCTTTTGGGCATTTATTTACAATTTAATCGGAATTCCAATCGCTGCAGGCCTGTTGTATCCCATCAATGGCTTCCTGCTGGACCCCATGATCGCCGGAGCAGCAATGGCCTTTAGTTCGGTGTCAGTTGTACTGAATAGCTTAAGGCTGAAGGGGAAAAGTATTTAG
- a CDS encoding heavy-metal-associated domain-containing protein, with product MKTQKFKTNIACSNCLAKVTPILNAEPKINSWEVDLQSEDRILTVESTDMTEEEVFKAVLKAGFIAKPE from the coding sequence ATGAAAACTCAAAAATTCAAAACCAACATCGCTTGTAGTAATTGCCTGGCAAAGGTCACTCCTATTCTAAACGCTGAACCAAAAATCAACTCCTGGGAAGTAGATTTACAAAGTGAGGACAGAATCCTGACCGTAGAATCAACCGACATGACTGAAGAAGAGGTTTTCAAAGCAGTTTTGAAGGCTGGGTTTATCGCCAAACCAGAATAA